One window from the genome of Labilithrix sp. encodes:
- a CDS encoding PDZ domain-containing protein → MSAPVSWLRRSTPIVALAAACASQPAPARVAADPAPLAARTLRDHVAELFAKRYAPRDLKARTIGWSLERELARLDEVIARPRATPEELRRAFRAFFRAPRDLHTSLELPPGRAVWLGLHLVSTDAGVRVAWIDPKLAPTLPLRVGDEVTAFDGRPIAEVHRRIAAADGYASTPDFERELADWFLTLRSSTDLDDTPAPGARARLVVRTHDPGAPARTVELTWRDADADGPSERCPLWPKTKRSVLPPPEELLWRAPDAAFYGAYAFSAAGRRYGFVRLHTYDVPPAEQPRAMREVDEALSVFLERDVDALVIDQRGNGGGNFLFAYVMLSRLFERPLVPPRQRFLIDGDEVVGFGPRAALAELGARLGGVRTDEEARATMDAIPLFARFFGFGPRDRATAQGAAAFFAFFASQPPGLTAPHFALVPEHVPERSRGPVFGKPVVMLIDGMSISAADYVPAALKDNGRVTLFGTTTSGAGGDQRRVGRADACKPGASELVRACAPPEVIAALETLGITAFNFTVTLGVRPGDRVIENVGVAPDVPYRVRADDLTTGFSPMWRAVLDAAGAGR, encoded by the coding sequence GTGAGCGCGCCCGTCTCGTGGCTCCGGCGCTCGACGCCCATCGTCGCGCTGGCGGCCGCGTGCGCGTCCCAGCCTGCGCCGGCGCGCGTCGCGGCCGACCCCGCGCCGCTCGCCGCGCGCACGCTCCGCGATCACGTCGCCGAGCTCTTCGCGAAGCGCTACGCGCCGCGCGACCTGAAGGCGCGGACGATCGGGTGGAGCCTCGAGCGCGAGCTCGCCCGCCTCGACGAGGTCATCGCGCGCCCGCGCGCGACGCCGGAGGAGCTGCGCCGCGCGTTCCGCGCGTTCTTCCGCGCGCCGCGCGACCTCCACACCTCGCTCGAGCTCCCGCCCGGTCGAGCGGTGTGGCTCGGCCTTCACCTCGTGAGCACGGACGCCGGCGTGCGCGTGGCGTGGATCGATCCGAAGCTCGCGCCGACGCTCCCGCTCCGCGTCGGCGACGAGGTCACCGCGTTCGACGGACGGCCGATCGCCGAGGTGCACCGGCGCATCGCGGCAGCGGACGGCTACGCCTCGACCCCCGACTTCGAGCGCGAGCTCGCCGATTGGTTCTTGACGCTGCGGTCGTCGACCGACCTCGACGACACCCCGGCGCCCGGCGCGCGCGCGCGGCTCGTCGTGCGAACGCACGATCCCGGCGCGCCGGCGCGGACCGTCGAGCTCACGTGGCGCGACGCCGACGCCGACGGTCCTTCGGAGCGCTGCCCGTTATGGCCGAAGACGAAGCGGAGCGTCCTCCCCCCGCCGGAGGAGCTCCTCTGGCGCGCGCCCGACGCCGCGTTCTACGGCGCCTACGCGTTCTCCGCGGCCGGCCGGCGCTACGGCTTCGTCCGGCTCCACACCTACGACGTCCCCCCCGCCGAGCAGCCGCGCGCGATGCGCGAGGTCGACGAGGCGCTGAGCGTCTTCCTCGAGCGCGACGTCGACGCGCTGGTGATCGATCAGCGCGGCAACGGCGGCGGGAATTTCCTCTTCGCGTACGTGATGCTCTCGCGCCTGTTCGAGCGCCCGCTCGTCCCTCCGCGGCAGCGCTTCCTGATCGACGGCGACGAGGTGGTCGGCTTCGGCCCGCGCGCGGCGCTGGCGGAGCTGGGGGCGCGCCTCGGCGGCGTCCGCACCGACGAGGAGGCGCGCGCGACGATGGACGCGATCCCGCTGTTCGCGCGGTTCTTCGGCTTCGGCCCGCGCGATCGGGCGACGGCGCAGGGCGCGGCCGCGTTCTTCGCGTTCTTCGCGTCGCAGCCGCCGGGCTTGACGGCGCCGCACTTCGCGCTCGTGCCGGAGCACGTGCCCGAGAGGAGCCGTGGCCCCGTCTTCGGGAAGCCGGTCGTGATGCTCATCGACGGCATGTCGATCTCCGCCGCCGACTACGTCCCGGCGGCGCTGAAGGACAACGGTCGCGTCACGCTGTTCGGCACGACCACCTCCGGCGCGGGCGGAGATCAGCGCCGCGTGGGCCGCGCCGACGCGTGCAAGCCGGGCGCGAGCGAGCTCGTCCGCGCCTGCGCGCCGCCGGAGGTGATCGCCGCGCTCGAGACGCTGGGCATCACCGCGTTCAACTTCACCGTCACGCTCGGCGTCCGCCCGGGCGACCGCGTCATCGAGAACGTCGGCGTCGCCC
- a CDS encoding NHLP bacteriocin export ABC transporter permease/ATPase subunit translates to MIDTARASQEEPEVAASLRALFGEACDELRVEGDEPLLLDDPAYVYVTTMPGHQLFCVGWRDGRAVGRRAYVSSVAPGQLLFARAPDANATELAALLLTGPPGGSVLRIPSRLFVEALADPARRASAEGAFDAWITHLVSMLPAAPVPTRCDAVEPGLVLGPQANPLRAARGLVWITLASTPERFGAVRVTEHEDAPRQWPLTESAWVVGGEGATASSRALSSPLSSRGAWMTGARTSTSVELLARDRSTSFADAFYAFVVSVLAKSRAGAEAARAALDGASREAEGELVADALRQLAAVGRGERLGATSGSARPFEHAAEKIAAYLGVAEIHARWPAARAGLGAVQTAIAQMTGVRTRRVLLEGDWHEDDVGPLLGFMLDDGDEVNDERLNPIALLPAKGGYELFDARAGGPRRVTAELAERVHPQAYQFYPPMPDRPLRPLDVLRFSGKRAWRDVAFVLVVGLGLGSFSTLIPLVTGQVFDTIIPGAERNLLLQITAVLIAVYLGQALFEVVRGLAIVRAQTRMDATLEAGVWDRLLSLPLPFFREYAAGDLAARAAGIGAIRDLLAGTAMTALLSGLFSLWNFALLFAIDPGLALAATVLVLVAVVPAAIGTRYGLAQQRAVAAIDGRIGGLLLQLLTGIAKLRVTAAEGRAFAVWARLFARRRDADLGAERVYLRIGLFQSVYPLVCTMVLYWMLAGKAQARVSTGMFLAFASAFGIFLSAALGVVESLLASLAVVPLYERAKPILTQRLEAQGGGERIELKGGIEVSHVSFRYAADGPLILDDVSFQVEPDEFVALVGPSGSGKSTLLRLLLGFEACTEGGVYYDGQALGHLDVRAVRKQIGVVMQNSRVMGGDIYSNIVGATGLSLDEAWNAARSAALDKDIEAMPMGMHTVIAQGGGTLSGGQRQRLLIARSLAADPKIVFFDEATSALDNLTQQIVSESLESLRVTRVVIAHRLSTIRHADKIVVLEKGRVVQMGRFDDLVAVPGPFQRLAARQMV, encoded by the coding sequence ATGATCGACACCGCGCGCGCGAGCCAGGAGGAGCCGGAGGTCGCCGCGTCGCTGCGCGCGCTCTTCGGCGAGGCGTGCGACGAGCTCCGCGTCGAGGGCGACGAGCCGCTCCTCCTCGACGATCCCGCCTACGTCTACGTCACGACGATGCCGGGCCACCAGCTCTTCTGCGTCGGATGGCGCGACGGCCGCGCGGTCGGGCGCCGCGCGTACGTGAGCTCCGTCGCGCCGGGACAGCTCCTCTTCGCGCGAGCGCCGGACGCGAACGCGACCGAGCTCGCCGCGCTCCTCCTCACCGGTCCCCCCGGCGGCTCCGTGCTCAGGATCCCGTCGCGCCTCTTCGTCGAGGCGCTGGCCGATCCGGCGCGGCGCGCCTCCGCCGAGGGCGCCTTCGACGCCTGGATCACGCACCTCGTCTCGATGCTCCCGGCCGCGCCGGTGCCGACGCGGTGCGACGCCGTCGAGCCGGGCCTCGTCCTCGGACCGCAGGCGAACCCGCTCCGCGCCGCGCGCGGCCTCGTCTGGATCACGCTCGCGAGCACGCCGGAGCGCTTCGGCGCCGTCCGCGTGACCGAGCACGAAGACGCGCCGCGGCAGTGGCCGCTGACCGAGAGCGCGTGGGTGGTCGGCGGCGAGGGCGCGACCGCGTCGTCGCGCGCGCTGTCGTCGCCGCTCTCGTCGCGCGGCGCGTGGATGACGGGGGCGCGGACGTCGACGAGCGTGGAGCTCCTCGCGCGCGATCGGAGCACGAGCTTCGCCGACGCGTTCTACGCGTTCGTCGTGTCGGTGCTCGCGAAGAGCCGCGCCGGCGCCGAGGCCGCGCGCGCGGCGCTCGACGGCGCGTCGCGCGAGGCCGAGGGCGAGCTCGTCGCCGACGCGCTCCGCCAGCTCGCGGCGGTGGGGCGCGGCGAGCGCCTCGGCGCGACGTCGGGGAGCGCGCGCCCGTTCGAGCACGCCGCCGAGAAGATCGCGGCCTACCTCGGCGTGGCGGAGATCCACGCGCGCTGGCCGGCCGCGCGCGCGGGCCTCGGCGCCGTCCAGACCGCGATCGCGCAGATGACCGGCGTGCGCACGCGCAGGGTGCTGCTCGAGGGCGACTGGCACGAGGACGACGTGGGCCCGCTCCTCGGCTTCATGCTCGACGACGGCGACGAGGTGAACGACGAGCGGCTGAACCCGATCGCGCTCCTGCCGGCGAAGGGAGGCTACGAGCTCTTCGACGCGCGCGCCGGCGGCCCGCGTCGGGTGACCGCGGAGCTCGCCGAGCGCGTGCACCCGCAGGCGTACCAGTTCTATCCGCCGATGCCGGACCGCCCGCTCCGACCGCTCGACGTGCTGCGCTTCTCCGGCAAGCGCGCCTGGCGCGACGTCGCGTTCGTGCTCGTGGTGGGCCTCGGCCTCGGATCGTTCTCCACCCTCATCCCGCTCGTGACGGGGCAGGTCTTCGACACGATCATCCCCGGCGCCGAACGCAACTTGCTCCTCCAGATCACGGCCGTCCTCATCGCCGTCTACCTCGGGCAGGCGCTCTTCGAGGTCGTGCGCGGGCTCGCGATCGTGCGCGCGCAGACGCGGATGGACGCGACGCTCGAGGCCGGCGTGTGGGATCGGCTCCTCTCGCTCCCGCTGCCGTTCTTCCGCGAGTACGCCGCCGGCGATCTCGCGGCGCGCGCGGCCGGGATCGGCGCGATCCGCGATCTCCTCGCCGGGACCGCGATGACGGCGCTGCTCTCCGGCCTCTTCTCGCTCTGGAACTTCGCCCTCCTCTTCGCGATCGATCCCGGCCTCGCGCTCGCGGCGACGGTCCTCGTGCTCGTCGCGGTCGTCCCCGCCGCGATCGGGACGCGCTACGGCCTCGCGCAGCAGCGCGCGGTCGCGGCGATCGACGGGCGGATCGGGGGCCTCCTCCTCCAGCTCCTCACCGGCATCGCGAAGCTCCGCGTCACCGCCGCGGAGGGGCGCGCGTTCGCGGTGTGGGCGCGCCTCTTCGCGCGCCGCCGCGACGCCGATCTCGGAGCGGAGCGCGTCTACCTCCGGATCGGTCTCTTCCAGAGCGTCTACCCCCTCGTCTGCACGATGGTGCTCTACTGGATGCTCGCGGGGAAGGCGCAGGCGCGGGTGTCGACCGGCATGTTCCTCGCCTTCGCGAGCGCGTTCGGGATCTTCCTGTCCGCCGCGCTCGGCGTCGTCGAGTCGCTCCTCGCGTCGCTCGCGGTCGTGCCGCTCTACGAGCGCGCGAAGCCGATCCTCACCCAGCGGCTCGAGGCGCAAGGCGGTGGCGAGCGCATCGAGCTGAAGGGCGGCATCGAGGTGAGCCACGTCTCGTTCCGCTACGCGGCGGACGGTCCGCTCATCCTCGACGACGTGTCTTTCCAGGTCGAGCCGGACGAGTTCGTCGCGCTCGTCGGGCCCTCGGGCTCGGGCAAGTCGACGCTCCTCCGCCTGCTCCTCGGCTTCGAGGCGTGCACCGAGGGCGGCGTCTACTACGACGGCCAGGCGCTCGGGCACCTCGACGTGCGCGCGGTGCGCAAGCAGATCGGCGTCGTGATGCAGAACAGCCGCGTGATGGGCGGCGACATCTACTCGAACATCGTCGGCGCGACGGGCCTCTCGCTCGACGAGGCGTGGAACGCGGCGCGGAGCGCAGCGCTCGACAAGGACATCGAGGCGATGCCGATGGGGATGCACACCGTCATCGCGCAGGGCGGCGGGACGCTCTCCGGCGGCCAGCGGCAGCGTCTCCTCATCGCGCGCTCGCTCGCGGCGGACCCGAAGATCGTCTTCTTCGACGAGGCGACGAGCGCGCTCGACAACCTCACGCAGCAGATCGTGAGCGAGAGCCTCGAGAGCCTGCGCGTCACGCGCGTCGTCATCGCGCACCGCCTCTCGACGATCCGCCACGCCGACAAGATCGTCGTCCTCGAGAAGGGCCGCGTCGTGCAGATGGGCCGCTTCGACGATCTCGTCGCGGTCCCGGGCCCCTTCCAGCGCCTCGCCGCGCGGCAGATGGTGTGA
- a CDS encoding NHLP family bacteriocin export ABC transporter peptidase/permease/ATPase subunit, with product MTAEAPKPKKVKRIRTPTRLQMEATECGAASLAIVLEHYGTFVPLSKLREECGVSRDGSKASNVIKAARKYDLEAKGYRKEPHQVTDLTLPVIVHWNFNHFLVVEGFDDRRAYLNDPAAGPTSVPLEEFNQAFTGVVLSFKPTEAYRPKGRRPSMFAMLARRLAGSREAIAFIALAGLCLLVPGLVVPVFGMVFVDEVLVGGQVDLLSSILLAMSAAALLRLVLTYLQRTALIKLVARLGVKMATGFLWHALRLPIDFYLARSAGDLADRVRANDAVAHTLSGRVSGIALDLVLVAFYALFMLYIDPWLTLIGFATAAAYILLLRGAERARTDLSRQVVQHHGKLHGVASGGLQMIETIKGTGSETEFFGQWAGYHAKLLASQQALARRDQLLLTTTGLVGQASTLLVLSIGALRVMDGHMSLGMLVAFQTLMAGFLGPIESLSHVGASLQQLRGDLERLDDVLEHEEDTTFAAAATEADTRRLTGELDLKDVTFGYLPLSPPLVSELTLHLSPGQRVALVGGSGSGKSTVARLVCGLYRPWSGEIVFDGTPREALPRSALTTSVAIVDQEVTLFEGTVRENLTLWDDTIPEADVVQAAKDACIHDVIAKLPGGYDGKILEGGVNFSGGQRQRLEIARALVRQPAIVVLDEATSALDPETEQRVDANLRRRGCSCLIIAHRLSTIRDADEIIVLDRGVAVQRGSHEALMAEGGLYHELITTS from the coding sequence ATGACCGCCGAGGCGCCGAAGCCGAAGAAGGTGAAGCGCATCCGCACGCCGACGCGCCTCCAGATGGAGGCGACCGAGTGCGGCGCGGCGAGCCTCGCGATCGTGCTCGAGCACTACGGCACGTTCGTGCCGCTCTCGAAGCTGCGCGAGGAGTGCGGCGTCTCGCGCGACGGCTCGAAGGCGAGCAACGTCATCAAGGCCGCGCGCAAATACGACCTCGAGGCGAAGGGCTACCGAAAGGAGCCGCACCAGGTCACCGACCTCACGCTCCCCGTCATCGTCCACTGGAACTTCAACCACTTCCTCGTCGTCGAGGGCTTCGACGATCGCCGCGCCTACCTGAACGATCCCGCGGCGGGGCCGACGAGCGTCCCGCTCGAGGAGTTCAACCAGGCCTTCACCGGCGTCGTCCTCTCCTTCAAGCCGACGGAGGCGTACCGGCCGAAGGGGCGGCGGCCCTCGATGTTCGCGATGCTCGCGCGACGGCTCGCGGGATCGCGCGAAGCGATCGCCTTCATCGCCCTCGCCGGTCTCTGCCTCCTCGTGCCCGGGCTCGTCGTCCCCGTCTTCGGCATGGTGTTCGTCGACGAGGTCCTCGTCGGCGGGCAGGTCGACCTCCTCTCGTCGATCCTCCTCGCGATGAGCGCGGCGGCGCTCCTCCGCCTCGTCCTCACGTACCTCCAGCGCACCGCGCTCATCAAGCTCGTCGCGCGCCTCGGCGTGAAGATGGCGACCGGGTTCCTCTGGCACGCGCTCCGCTTGCCGATCGACTTCTACCTCGCGCGCTCCGCAGGTGACCTCGCCGATCGCGTCCGCGCGAACGACGCCGTCGCGCACACGCTGTCGGGGCGCGTCTCCGGGATCGCGCTCGATCTGGTCCTCGTCGCGTTCTACGCGCTCTTCATGCTGTACATCGATCCGTGGCTGACGCTCATCGGCTTCGCCACCGCCGCGGCGTACATCCTCCTGCTCCGCGGCGCCGAGCGCGCGCGCACCGACCTCTCCCGGCAGGTCGTGCAGCACCACGGCAAGCTCCACGGCGTCGCGTCCGGCGGCCTCCAGATGATCGAGACGATCAAGGGGACCGGCTCCGAGACCGAGTTCTTCGGGCAGTGGGCGGGATACCACGCGAAGCTGCTCGCGTCGCAGCAGGCCCTCGCGCGGCGCGATCAGCTCCTCCTCACGACGACCGGCCTCGTCGGGCAGGCGAGCACGCTCCTCGTCCTCTCGATCGGCGCGCTCCGGGTGATGGACGGCCACATGAGCCTCGGCATGCTCGTCGCCTTCCAGACGCTGATGGCCGGCTTCCTCGGGCCGATCGAGAGCCTCTCCCACGTCGGCGCGTCGCTCCAGCAGCTCCGCGGCGATCTCGAGCGCCTCGACGACGTCCTCGAGCACGAGGAGGACACGACCTTCGCCGCGGCCGCGACGGAGGCGGACACGCGCCGCCTCACCGGCGAGCTCGATCTGAAGGACGTCACCTTCGGCTACCTCCCGCTGTCGCCGCCGCTCGTGAGCGAGCTGACGCTGCACCTCTCGCCGGGACAGCGCGTCGCGCTCGTCGGCGGGAGCGGGAGCGGCAAGTCGACGGTCGCGCGCCTCGTCTGCGGTCTCTACCGGCCGTGGAGCGGCGAGATCGTCTTCGACGGCACGCCGCGCGAGGCGCTCCCGCGGAGCGCGCTCACGACGTCGGTCGCGATCGTCGATCAAGAGGTGACGTTGTTCGAGGGTACCGTCCGCGAGAACCTCACCCTCTGGGACGACACGATCCCGGAGGCCGACGTCGTGCAGGCGGCGAAGGACGCGTGCATCCACGACGTCATCGCGAAGCTCCCCGGCGGCTACGACGGGAAGATCCTCGAGGGCGGGGTGAACTTCAGCGGCGGGCAGCGCCAGCGCCTCGAGATCGCGCGCGCGCTCGTGCGCCAGCCGGCGATCGTCGTCCTCGACGAGGCGACGAGCGCGCTCGATCCCGAGACCGAGCAGCGCGTCGACGCGAACCTCCGCCGGCGCGGGTGCAGCTGCCTCATCATCGCGCACCGCCTCTCCACGATCCGCGACGCCGACGAGATCATCGTCCTCGATCGCGGCGTCGCCGTGCAGCGCGGCTCCCACGAGGCGCTCATGGCCGAGGGCGGCCTCTACCACGAGCTGATCACGACCTCATGA
- a CDS encoding NHLP bacteriocin system secretion protein codes for MADSKLFRKAALDRLSSPEQLHTLMRVTNAKAWLALAGCALVIATAIAWGSLGRVRSKVHASGILLGGAGLSEVLAETEGELVSVEVSAGDQVKQGQLVAQVAQPALDRQIEGLARRLDELDHDVDAGTVTASLGARRDRLREELERLRKTRTSGAKLYAAAAGRVFEVRAVPGERVTPGTPLATIERATPEGQELEALLYFDSHVGKSLRPGMQVEIAPSVVKKERAGVLLGKVRSVEQYPSTRSGMMGALRNEQLVDAFIQAAGGAPIAVRAELERGATPSGYRWSNGEGPEVTLTSGTRCEAAVVTRASRPIALVFPALDDEG; via the coding sequence ATGGCGGACTCGAAGCTCTTTCGCAAGGCCGCCCTCGATCGCCTCAGCTCCCCCGAGCAGCTCCACACGCTGATGCGCGTGACCAACGCGAAGGCGTGGCTCGCGCTCGCCGGCTGCGCCCTCGTCATCGCCACCGCGATCGCGTGGGGCTCGCTCGGGCGCGTGCGCTCGAAGGTCCACGCGAGCGGGATCCTCCTCGGCGGCGCGGGGCTCTCGGAGGTCCTCGCCGAGACGGAGGGCGAGCTCGTGAGCGTCGAGGTCTCCGCCGGCGATCAGGTGAAGCAGGGACAGCTCGTCGCGCAGGTCGCCCAGCCGGCGCTCGATCGACAGATCGAAGGGCTCGCGCGCCGCCTCGACGAGCTCGATCACGACGTCGACGCCGGGACCGTGACGGCGTCGCTCGGCGCGCGGCGCGATCGCCTGCGCGAGGAGCTAGAGCGCCTGAGGAAGACGCGCACCTCCGGCGCGAAGCTCTACGCCGCCGCCGCCGGACGCGTCTTCGAGGTGCGGGCCGTCCCCGGCGAGCGCGTGACGCCGGGCACGCCGCTCGCGACGATCGAGCGCGCGACGCCGGAGGGGCAGGAGCTCGAGGCGCTCCTCTACTTCGACTCCCACGTCGGCAAGTCGCTCCGTCCGGGGATGCAGGTCGAGATCGCGCCGTCGGTCGTGAAGAAGGAGCGCGCGGGCGTCCTCCTCGGGAAGGTGAGGTCCGTCGAGCAGTACCCGTCGACGCGGTCGGGCATGATGGGCGCGCTCCGCAACGAGCAGCTCGTCGACGCGTTCATCCAGGCCGCCGGCGGCGCGCCGATCGCGGTGCGCGCCGAGCTCGAGCGCGGCGCGACGCCGAGCGGGTACCGCTGGTCGAACGGGGAAGGACCGGAGGTGACGCTGACGAGCGGCACGCGCTGCGAGGCGGCGGTCGTGACGCGCGCCAGCCGGCCGATCGCGCTCGTGTTCCCGGCGCTCGACGACGAGGGCTGA
- a CDS encoding cyclic nucleotide-binding domain-containing protein, whose translation MRKVLFIFGQLSDADVDWLAKHGRKERVAKGAALITEGVPVERLYIVLEGELVVQQGKTKREIARLGVGEVAGEMSFVDARPPSATVSAAGDAVVYAISRRVLAGALEQNPGFGLRFYKSVATFLSDRLRNATDASYDDELDDSVLDNVDRAGARFNALARQVQEARGS comes from the coding sequence ATGCGGAAGGTCCTCTTCATCTTCGGACAGCTCAGCGACGCCGACGTCGACTGGCTCGCGAAGCATGGGCGCAAGGAGCGCGTCGCGAAGGGCGCTGCGCTCATCACCGAGGGCGTGCCCGTCGAGCGCCTCTACATCGTGCTCGAGGGCGAGCTCGTCGTGCAGCAGGGGAAGACGAAGCGCGAGATCGCGCGCCTCGGCGTGGGCGAGGTCGCGGGCGAGATGTCGTTCGTCGACGCGCGGCCGCCGAGCGCCACCGTCAGCGCCGCCGGAGACGCGGTGGTGTACGCCATCTCGCGGCGTGTCCTCGCCGGCGCGCTCGAGCAGAACCCGGGCTTCGGGCTCCGCTTCTACAAGTCGGTCGCGACGTTCCTCTCCGACCGGCTCCGCAACGCGACCGACGCCTCCTACGACGACGAGCTCGACGACAGCGTGCTCGACAACGTCGACCGCGCCGGCGCGCGCTTCAACGCCCTCGCGCGCCAGGTGCAAGAGGCGCGGGGGAGCTAG
- a CDS encoding DUF1266 domain-containing protein, whose product MPVQDPVKLWCLGVGAMLTEVNGLRHDEIGGWAPGPRAREWCANVLSDSWGVAGEKQFHEIVDWLTRTGHSAEARSQIAGLGPNPLADYPKQTIVRAHRQQIERQGLLAWDCGRLASIVGWGFHVGYLDENETWRILHGNARRVQQTYSAWRELGDAYVMGRMWWAQGATNEKTRNAHINLIGSPNSPWNRMPWQHPLGDAPAPAAPGASSKATVRFKRSVCPSCGGHKTRPSQTAYVYCDFCGTLADYDFQKACEVPAKQPGPAYQELNARLGPMMQQAKATGDVNGYRNLQRQLFAMYIEQLPNANPPRVSDPEYRNRYIEYMAEGGTVTAFDPQALALEAEVTRSIGALQWAFPKPGVMKVAAHSFGPMANAVFAQQDYIARLYESRGVYAMHPDRAPGELQKRVGISLFVQGWLPMLDEASTQAFLERAGLKTEYVEVEPVKGDKADCGGCGNPLEVLPGAKRCICEKCGRGLEVAGERISCRGCGAPLAPTEGSSTVTCPHCKNSFQRVQMIQPGFG is encoded by the coding sequence GTGCCCGTTCAGGATCCGGTCAAGCTCTGGTGCCTTGGGGTCGGCGCGATGCTCACGGAGGTGAACGGTCTCCGTCATGACGAGATCGGCGGATGGGCGCCGGGGCCGCGGGCGCGTGAGTGGTGCGCGAACGTCCTCTCCGACTCGTGGGGCGTCGCGGGGGAGAAGCAGTTCCACGAGATCGTCGACTGGCTCACGCGCACCGGCCACAGCGCGGAGGCGCGCTCGCAGATCGCGGGGCTCGGGCCGAACCCGCTCGCCGACTACCCGAAGCAGACCATCGTCCGCGCGCACCGGCAGCAGATCGAGCGGCAAGGCCTCCTCGCCTGGGACTGCGGGCGCCTCGCGTCGATCGTCGGGTGGGGCTTCCACGTCGGGTACCTCGACGAGAACGAGACGTGGCGCATCCTCCACGGCAACGCGCGGCGCGTGCAGCAGACCTACTCCGCCTGGCGCGAGCTCGGCGACGCCTACGTGATGGGCCGGATGTGGTGGGCGCAGGGCGCGACGAACGAGAAGACGCGCAACGCGCACATCAACCTGATCGGGAGCCCGAATTCGCCGTGGAACCGGATGCCGTGGCAGCACCCGCTCGGCGACGCGCCCGCGCCCGCCGCGCCCGGAGCGTCGAGCAAGGCGACGGTCCGCTTCAAGCGCAGCGTGTGCCCGAGCTGCGGCGGCCACAAAACGCGGCCCTCGCAAACGGCTTATGTGTATTGCGACTTCTGCGGGACCCTCGCCGACTACGACTTCCAGAAAGCGTGCGAGGTGCCGGCGAAGCAGCCGGGGCCGGCGTATCAGGAATTGAACGCGCGGCTCGGGCCGATGATGCAGCAGGCCAAGGCGACCGGCGACGTCAACGGATATCGCAACTTGCAGCGCCAGCTCTTTGCGATGTACATCGAGCAGCTCCCGAACGCGAACCCGCCGCGCGTGAGCGATCCCGAATACCGTAATCGCTACATCGAATACATGGCCGAGGGCGGCACCGTGACCGCGTTCGACCCGCAGGCGCTCGCGCTCGAGGCGGAGGTCACGCGCTCGATCGGTGCGCTCCAGTGGGCATTCCCGAAGCCCGGCGTCATGAAAGTAGCGGCCCACAGCTTCGGGCCGATGGCGAATGCCGTGTTCGCGCAGCAGGACTACATCGCGCGGCTCTACGAGTCGCGCGGCGTCTACGCGATGCACCCCGACCGCGCGCCGGGCGAGCTCCAGAAGCGGGTAGGGATATCCCTCTTCGTCCAGGGCTGGCTGCCGATGCTCGACGAGGCGTCGACGCAGGCCTTCCTCGAGCGCGCGGGGCTCAAGACCGAATACGTCGAGGTCGAGCCGGTGAAGGGCGATAAAGCAGATTGTGGGGGGTGCGGCAATCCGCTCGAGGTCCTCCCCGGCGCCAAGCGCTGCATCTGCGAGAAGTGCGGGCGCGGGCTCGAGGTCGCGGGGGAGCGCATCTCCTGCCGCGGCTGTGGCGCGCCGCTCGCGCCGACGGAGGGCTCGAGCACCGTGACGTGCCCGCACTGCAAGAACAGCTTCCAGCGCGTCCAGATGATCCAGCCGGGGTTCGGATGA
- a CDS encoding SMI1/KNR4 family protein — protein MKKSTRLRAAEPAPDVDDVVRRLERLTKKKNESYRFGTRLAEEQLRAFEDAHGVTLPEEYRAFLQAAGEGASGPDYGLVTLAHAIKERGETIYGLADPFPIPASTADLLDFAVGGILPVAYGGCSYFTGIVTTGPARGTMWFSVEARPGWVPCWKGALLGANGKPYAAPADADPYRATYDAALDPVNEKLRLGFAGWYAGWLEGEERKVLAGGLS, from the coding sequence ATGAAGAAGAGCACGAGACTTCGCGCCGCCGAGCCGGCCCCGGACGTCGACGACGTCGTCCGCCGGCTCGAGCGCCTCACGAAGAAGAAGAACGAGTCGTACCGTTTCGGCACCCGCCTCGCCGAAGAGCAGCTCCGCGCGTTCGAGGACGCGCACGGCGTCACGCTCCCGGAGGAGTACCGCGCCTTCCTCCAGGCCGCGGGCGAAGGCGCGTCGGGCCCCGACTACGGGCTCGTCACCCTCGCGCACGCGATCAAGGAGCGCGGCGAGACGATCTACGGCCTCGCCGATCCGTTCCCGATCCCCGCCTCGACCGCCGACCTCCTCGACTTCGCGGTCGGCGGCATCCTCCCCGTCGCCTACGGCGGCTGCTCCTACTTCACCGGCATCGTCACGACCGGCCCCGCGCGCGGGACGATGTGGTTCAGCGTCGAGGCGCGCCCGGGCTGGGTGCCGTGCTGGAAGGGCGCGCTCCTCGGCGCGAACGGCAAGCCGTACGCCGCGCCCGCCGACGCCGATCCGTACCGCGCGACGTACGACGCCGCGCTCGATCCCGTGAACGAGAAGCTGCGCCTCGGCTTCGCGGGCTGGTACGCGGGGTGGCTCGAAGGCGAGGAGCGCAAGGTCCTCGCCGGGGGCCTGTCGTGA